The following are encoded in a window of Pseudomonas sp. St316 genomic DNA:
- the yejK gene encoding nucleoid-associated protein YejK — MPIRHCIVHLIDKKPDGTPAVLHARDSELAESTAIENMLADLNESYNAKQGKAWGFFHAESGAHPFSGWLKEYLDGGKDFTAFSRVAVEHLQKLMEESNLSVGGHVLFAHYQQGMTDYLAIALLHHSEGVAVTDALDVTPSRHLDLGQLHLAARINVSEWQNNKQSKQYISFIKGKNGKKVSEYFRDFIGCQEGVDGPGETRTLLKAFSDFVESEDLPEEDAREKTKTLVDYASSQAKLGEPMGLAELSELIDEDRPKAFYDHIRNKDYGLSPEIPADKRTLNQFRRFTGRAEGLSISFEAHLLGSKIEYDEEAGTLIIKGLPTSLTDQLKRRN, encoded by the coding sequence ATGCCGATCCGTCATTGCATCGTCCACCTGATCGACAAAAAACCCGACGGCACCCCTGCTGTGCTCCATGCCCGCGACTCCGAACTGGCAGAGTCCACGGCCATCGAGAACATGCTCGCCGACCTCAACGAGAGCTATAACGCCAAGCAAGGCAAAGCCTGGGGCTTTTTCCATGCCGAGTCCGGGGCGCATCCGTTCAGCGGCTGGCTGAAGGAGTACCTGGACGGCGGCAAGGACTTCACCGCCTTCAGTCGCGTGGCGGTGGAACACCTGCAAAAGCTGATGGAAGAGTCCAACCTGTCGGTGGGCGGCCACGTGCTGTTCGCGCATTACCAGCAAGGCATGACCGACTACCTGGCCATCGCCCTGCTGCACCACAGCGAAGGCGTGGCGGTGACCGATGCGCTGGACGTGACCCCGTCCCGCCACCTGGACCTGGGCCAGTTGCACCTGGCGGCGCGGATCAATGTGTCGGAATGGCAGAACAACAAGCAATCGAAGCAGTACATCTCGTTCATCAAGGGCAAGAACGGCAAGAAGGTCTCGGAATACTTCCGTGACTTCATCGGCTGCCAGGAAGGTGTCGACGGTCCCGGCGAGACCCGCACCCTGCTCAAGGCCTTCAGTGACTTCGTCGAAAGCGAAGACCTGCCGGAAGAAGATGCCCGGGAAAAGACCAAGACCCTGGTCGACTACGCCAGCAGCCAGGCCAAGCTTGGCGAGCCGATGGGCCTGGCAGAATTGTCCGAGCTGATCGATGAAGATCGCCCGAAAGCCTTCTACGATCACATCCGCAACAAGGACTACGGGTTGTCGCCGGAAATCCCGGCGGATAAACGCACCCTCAACCAGTTCCGCCGCTTCACCGGCCGCGCCGAAGGCTTGTCCATCAGCTTCGAAGCGCACTTGCTGGGCTCCAAGATCGAGTATGACGAAGAAGCCGGCACGCTGATCATCAAGGGCCTGCCCACGTCGCTGACCGACCAGCTCAAGCGTCGTAATTGA
- a CDS encoding HU family DNA-binding protein, translating into MALTKDQLIADLAESVDAPKATVRALLDQLGQVVADQLENGGEITLPGVGKLKVTERPARTGRNPSTGAAIEIAAKKVIKLVVAKGLTDAVNK; encoded by the coding sequence ATGGCTCTTACTAAAGACCAACTGATCGCTGATTTGGCTGAATCTGTAGATGCACCAAAAGCTACCGTGCGTGCTCTGCTGGACCAATTGGGCCAAGTCGTTGCCGATCAGCTGGAAAATGGCGGCGAAATCACTCTGCCAGGTGTTGGCAAGCTGAAAGTCACCGAGCGTCCTGCCCGTACCGGCCGCAACCCTTCGACTGGCGCTGCCATCGAAATCGCTGCCAAGAAAGTGATCAAGCTGGTTGTGGCCAAAGGCCTGACCGACGCGGTCAACAAGTAA
- a CDS encoding DNA polymerase III subunit chi, with protein MTKVDFYILPSADPSARLDFACKLVEKAWRMGHSIYLHCSDAAQREDLDARLWAFKGESFVPHGPAENEPEGLIVLGLGDDCGQHQDLLVNLDLKVPAFAQRFARVAEVVVEDPAIRQAARESFRFYREQGYPLQDHRLQRL; from the coding sequence ATGACCAAAGTCGATTTCTATATCCTGCCCAGCGCCGATCCTTCGGCGCGGCTGGATTTCGCCTGCAAGCTCGTTGAAAAGGCCTGGCGCATGGGGCACAGCATCTATCTGCATTGCAGCGATGCCGCCCAGCGCGAGGACCTTGACGCACGCCTGTGGGCTTTCAAGGGCGAGAGCTTCGTGCCCCACGGCCCAGCCGAAAACGAACCCGAGGGGTTGATCGTGCTGGGGCTGGGAGATGACTGCGGCCAGCACCAGGACCTGCTGGTCAACCTCGACCTGAAAGTACCGGCCTTTGCCCAGCGCTTCGCCCGTGTGGCAGAAGTGGTGGTCGAAGACCCAGCCATCCGACAAGCCGCGCGGGAGAGTTTCCGTTTCTACCGCGAACAGGGCTATCCTCTGCAAGACCACCGTTTACAGCGACTCTGA
- a CDS encoding GIY-YIG nuclease family protein, producing MTTAAPSPDLPAQGPTEPDKPWFVYLVRAANGSLYCGISDDPVRRFAKHQSGKGARFFLSSPAVALVYTEVCRDKGEALRQERLIKKLKKSAKECLVASALSLNQPG from the coding sequence GTGACGACCGCCGCTCCCTCTCCCGATCTGCCTGCACAAGGCCCAACCGAACCGGACAAACCCTGGTTCGTCTATCTGGTGCGGGCCGCCAACGGTTCGCTGTACTGCGGCATCAGTGATGACCCGGTGCGGCGTTTCGCCAAGCATCAAAGCGGCAAGGGGGCGCGCTTCTTCCTTTCCAGCCCGGCAGTGGCTTTGGTGTACACCGAGGTCTGTCGCGACAAGGGCGAAGCCCTGCGCCAGGAGCGGCTGATCAAGAAGCTCAAGAAAAGCGCCAAGGAATGCCTGGTGGCCAGTGCGCTGTCGCTCAATCAGCCGGGCTGA
- a CDS encoding glutaredoxin family protein — protein sequence MLGGVLKKFLLILLVVVAYQNWGKIERVFNPSQMVSEQIRSNARVVLYATDWCGYCKATRRFLDEKGVPFHEFDIEKDTEARKTYEALGGRGIPILDVNGTLIRGYEPENILRALSAI from the coding sequence ATGTTGGGTGGGGTGCTGAAGAAATTCCTGTTGATTCTGCTGGTGGTGGTGGCGTACCAGAACTGGGGCAAGATCGAGCGGGTGTTCAACCCGTCACAGATGGTTTCCGAGCAGATTCGCAGCAACGCCCGCGTCGTGCTTTATGCCACCGACTGGTGCGGCTACTGCAAGGCCACCCGACGGTTCCTGGACGAGAAAGGCGTGCCGTTTCACGAGTTCGATATCGAGAAGGACACCGAGGCGCGCAAGACCTATGAGGCGCTGGGTGGCCGGGGGATTCCGATCCTGGATGTGAACGGTACGTTGATTCGTGGGTATGAGCCGGAGAACATTCTCAGGGCATTGTCCGCGATATAG
- a CDS encoding DNA polymerase III subunit chi, with protein MDTPKPPQKPAHLLDDLESIRQLLGDDNLQPPLLTDTVVHEPVHDEQIPLLFDPINGQPDPEPAAKVEPKGPDALLHLDSELRAAAQLILQDVIDDFAPHIETEIKRRLDARMERLLSQYE; from the coding sequence ATGGACACTCCAAAACCGCCACAAAAGCCTGCGCACCTGCTGGATGACCTCGAGTCGATCCGCCAACTGCTCGGCGACGACAACCTGCAACCACCGCTGCTGACCGACACGGTCGTGCACGAGCCGGTGCATGACGAACAGATTCCCCTGCTGTTCGACCCGATCAACGGCCAACCCGATCCCGAGCCCGCCGCCAAGGTCGAGCCCAAGGGTCCCGACGCCCTGCTGCACCTGGACAGCGAACTGCGCGCCGCCGCACAACTGATCCTGCAAGACGTCATCGACGACTTCGCCCCGCACATCGAGACCGAGATCAAGCGCCGCCTGGATGCAAGGATGGAGCGGCTGCTGAGCCAGTACGAGTAA
- a CDS encoding glutathione S-transferase family protein: MSELILHHYPTSPFAEKARLLLGFKGLSWRSVSIPPMMPKPDLTALTGGYRKTPVLQVGADIYCDTSLMARRLEQEKASPALFPEGREMLAASFAAWADSVVFQHAVSLVFQPESVAVRFAKLSPEAIKAFVSDRAGLFSGGTTTRLTAEQAKHQWPTIMARLEQQLQREEGDFLLGDPSIADFAMAHPLWFLKGTPVTSSLVDAYPAVSTWLARVLGFGHGASSQMSGEEALDVARNATPAALPDESFDEPNGFTAGQQVSIAATDYGVDPVAGELLFAGSEELILRREDARGGVVHVHFPRFGFRIEAR, from the coding sequence ATGTCAGAGCTGATCCTTCATCATTACCCAACGTCTCCCTTCGCGGAAAAAGCCCGCTTGCTGTTGGGTTTCAAGGGCCTGTCCTGGCGTTCGGTGAGCATCCCGCCGATGATGCCCAAGCCTGACCTTACGGCGCTGACGGGTGGCTATCGCAAGACGCCGGTATTGCAGGTCGGCGCGGATATCTATTGCGATACGTCGCTGATGGCCCGCCGCCTGGAGCAGGAAAAAGCCTCGCCGGCGCTGTTCCCCGAAGGCCGGGAAATGCTTGCCGCGTCCTTTGCGGCGTGGGCCGATTCGGTGGTGTTCCAGCATGCGGTAAGCCTGGTGTTCCAGCCGGAGTCGGTGGCGGTGCGGTTCGCCAAGCTATCGCCCGAAGCGATCAAGGCGTTCGTCAGCGACCGCGCCGGGCTGTTCAGTGGCGGCACGACTACGCGCTTGACTGCCGAGCAGGCCAAGCACCAATGGCCGACGATCATGGCGCGCCTGGAGCAACAGTTGCAGCGCGAGGAGGGCGATTTCCTGTTGGGTGATCCGTCGATTGCCGACTTCGCCATGGCCCATCCGCTGTGGTTCCTCAAGGGCACTCCGGTCACCTCGTCGCTGGTGGATGCATATCCGGCTGTCTCGACCTGGTTGGCTCGGGTGTTGGGTTTCGGCCATGGTGCCTCGAGCCAGATGAGTGGCGAAGAAGCCTTGGACGTTGCCCGCAACGCTACGCCGGCAGCGCTGCCGGATGAGTCATTCGATGAGCCGAACGGGTTCACGGCAGGGCAGCAGGTGAGCATCGCCGCGACCGACTATGGCGTCGATCCGGTGGCCGGGGAGTTGTTGTTTGCTGGCAGCGAAGAATTGATTCTGCGTCGCGAAGATGCGCGTGGCGGGGTGGTGCATGTGCACTTTCCGCGGTTTGGCTTCCGGATCGAGGCTCGATGA
- the rlmF gene encoding 23S rRNA (adenine(1618)-N(6))-methyltransferase RlmF — MTAPRTPKPARQKPKSTPQAKAVAPREKASLHPRNRHQGRYDFPALIKSTPELAKFVIINPYGKESIDFASPAAVRVFNRALLKAFYGIAHWDIPADYLCPPVPGRADYVHFLADLLASHNAGEIPRGAAVKVLDIGTGANCVYPLIGYSDYRWHFLGSEIDPTAIASAKAIVQSNGLNKAIQLRQQANRKQILLGLLEDGERFDLTMCNPPFHASLEEATKGSQRKWRALGKADPKRKLPVLNFGGQAAELWCEGGEARFVTQLIGESAQLAGQVLWFSTLVSKASNLPAIQAALKRAGALHSQVVEMSQGQKQSRFVAWTFQTEAQQQAWRQSRWVRKD, encoded by the coding sequence ATGACCGCCCCCCGCACACCTAAACCTGCCCGCCAGAAGCCCAAGTCCACCCCGCAGGCCAAAGCCGTGGCACCGCGTGAGAAGGCCAGCTTGCATCCGCGCAACCGCCACCAGGGCCGCTACGACTTCCCCGCGCTGATCAAGAGCACGCCGGAACTGGCGAAGTTCGTGATCATCAACCCCTACGGCAAGGAAAGCATCGACTTTGCCAGCCCCGCAGCCGTGCGAGTGTTCAATCGGGCGTTGCTCAAAGCTTTCTATGGCATCGCCCACTGGGATATCCCGGCCGACTACCTGTGCCCGCCGGTGCCAGGCCGGGCGGACTATGTACACTTCCTCGCCGATTTGCTCGCCAGCCACAACGCCGGTGAAATCCCCCGCGGGGCGGCGGTCAAGGTGCTGGACATTGGCACCGGCGCCAACTGTGTCTATCCGTTGATCGGCTACAGTGACTACCGCTGGCACTTCCTCGGTTCGGAGATCGACCCGACGGCCATCGCCTCGGCCAAGGCCATCGTCCAGTCCAATGGGTTGAACAAAGCCATCCAGTTGCGCCAGCAAGCCAACCGCAAGCAGATTCTCCTGGGCCTGCTGGAGGACGGCGAACGGTTCGACCTGACGATGTGCAACCCTCCGTTCCATGCCTCCCTGGAGGAAGCCACCAAGGGCAGCCAGCGCAAGTGGCGGGCACTGGGCAAGGCCGATCCGAAACGCAAGCTGCCGGTGCTGAATTTCGGCGGTCAGGCTGCGGAGTTGTGGTGCGAGGGTGGGGAAGCCCGGTTCGTGACGCAACTGATCGGCGAAAGCGCGCAGCTGGCCGGACAAGTGCTGTGGTTCAGCACCCTGGTGTCAAAGGCGTCGAACCTGCCGGCGATCCAAGCCGCGCTGAAAAGGGCCGGTGCGCTGCACAGCCAGGTGGTGGAGATGTCCCAGGGCCAGAAGCAGAGTCGTTTCGTGGCCTGGACCTTCCAGACCGAGGCGCAGCAACAGGCTTGGCGCCAGTCGCGTTGGGTTCGCAAGGACTGA
- a CDS encoding nuclear transport factor 2 family protein translates to MSDAHNALITRFYQAFQRLDAEAMSACYTDDVLFSDPAFGELRGRDAGDMWRMLTTRAKDFSLTFDNVRSDERTGGAHWVATYLFSQTGNIVINDIQARFVFRDGKICEHHDSFDLWRWSRQALGAKGLLLGWTPLVRNAVRAQALKGLRAFQASR, encoded by the coding sequence ATGAGTGATGCCCACAACGCCTTGATCACCCGTTTTTATCAGGCCTTCCAACGCCTGGATGCCGAAGCCATGAGCGCTTGCTACACCGACGACGTGCTGTTCAGCGACCCGGCGTTCGGCGAACTGCGCGGGCGCGATGCGGGTGACATGTGGCGCATGTTGACGACCCGGGCCAAGGACTTTTCCCTGACGTTCGATAACGTGCGCAGCGATGAGCGTACCGGTGGAGCTCATTGGGTGGCGACGTACCTGTTCAGCCAGACCGGCAACATCGTGATCAACGACATTCAGGCGCGCTTCGTGTTTCGCGACGGCAAGATCTGCGAGCACCATGACAGCTTCGATCTGTGGCGCTGGTCCCGCCAGGCGTTGGGCGCCAAGGGCCTGCTGCTGGGCTGGACACCGCTGGTGCGCAACGCCGTCAGGGCCCAGGCCCTCAAGGGGCTGCGGGCGTTCCAGGCCAGTCGCTGA
- a CDS encoding valine--tRNA ligase — MDKTYQPHAIETSWYNTWESENYFAPQGAGDSYTIMIPPPNVTGSLHMGHGFNNAIMDALIRFRRMQGRNTLWQPGTDHAGIATQMLVERRLEAQGQNRHDLGREKFLEKVWEWKDESGGNISRQIRRLGSSVDWSRERFTMDDGLSEAVKEAFVRLHEDGLIYRGKRLVNWDTKLHTAISDLEVENHDEKGFLWNLKYPLADGAKTADGKDYLIVATTRPETMLGDSAVAVNPNDERYQALIGKFVELPLVGRRIPIIGDDYCDPEFGTGCVKITPAHDFNDYEVGKRHNLPLLNIFDKNANVLPAAQAFNLDGTLNESVDAQIPAQYAGLDRFEARKQIVAAFEAAGLLVSVDDHALKVPKGDRSGTIIEPWLTDQWYVSTKPLAEPAIAAVEDGRIQFVPKQYENMYFSWMRDIQDWCISRQLWWGHRIPAWYDESGKVYVGRDEAEVRAKHNLGPDVALQQDNDVLDTWFSSGLWTFSTLGWPQQTEFLKKFHSTDVLVTGFDIIFFWVARMIMMTMHLMKNEDGTPQVPFKTVYVHGLVRDGQGQKMSKSKGNVLDPLDIIDGIDLETLVQKRTSGLMQPKLAKKIEKATREEFAEGIASYGTDALRFTFCSLASTGRDIKFDMGRVEGYRNFCNKIWNAARYVLDKGEDCGQNGEAFELTLADRWIISQLQRTEAEVTRQLDQFRFDLAAQALYEFIWNQYCDWYLELSKPVLWDENAPVERQRGTRRTLVRVLEVALRLAHPFMPFITEEIWQRIAPLAGAQGKTIMLQPWPVANESRIDPAAEDDIEWLKTFMLGLRNIRAEMNIGPGKPLALFLKNASTEDLRRLNENEALLKKLAKLESVTVLAAGEEAPLSATALVGEMEVLVPMAGLIDKAAELARLDKEILRLKGEVQRVGGKLSNAGFVDKAPAEVIEKERAKLAEAQQALGKLAEQHGRISSL; from the coding sequence ATGGATAAGACCTACCAGCCGCACGCCATTGAAACTTCCTGGTACAACACCTGGGAGTCCGAGAATTATTTCGCTCCGCAAGGCGCGGGCGATTCCTACACCATCATGATCCCACCGCCAAACGTCACCGGCAGCCTGCACATGGGCCACGGTTTCAACAATGCGATCATGGACGCGCTGATCCGTTTTCGCCGCATGCAAGGTCGCAACACCTTGTGGCAGCCAGGGACCGACCACGCCGGTATCGCCACGCAAATGCTGGTGGAACGTCGCCTCGAAGCCCAGGGCCAGAATCGCCATGACCTGGGTCGCGAGAAATTCCTCGAGAAAGTCTGGGAATGGAAAGACGAGTCCGGTGGCAACATCAGCCGCCAGATCCGTCGCCTCGGCTCGTCCGTGGACTGGAGCCGCGAGCGCTTCACCATGGACGACGGGCTTTCGGAAGCAGTGAAGGAAGCCTTCGTGCGCCTGCATGAAGACGGGCTGATCTATCGCGGCAAGCGCCTGGTCAACTGGGACACCAAGTTGCACACGGCCATTTCCGACCTCGAAGTGGAAAACCACGACGAGAAAGGTTTCCTGTGGAACCTGAAATACCCCCTGGCCGACGGCGCCAAGACCGCCGATGGCAAGGATTACCTGATCGTCGCCACCACGCGCCCGGAAACCATGCTGGGCGACTCCGCCGTGGCGGTGAACCCGAACGATGAACGCTACCAGGCACTGATCGGCAAGTTCGTCGAACTGCCCCTGGTTGGCCGTCGCATCCCGATCATCGGCGACGACTACTGCGACCCCGAATTCGGCACCGGCTGCGTGAAAATCACTCCGGCCCACGATTTCAACGACTACGAAGTCGGCAAGCGCCACAATCTGCCGCTGCTGAACATCTTCGACAAGAACGCCAACGTATTGCCGGCTGCCCAGGCATTCAACCTCGACGGCACGCTGAACGAAAGCGTCGACGCCCAGATCCCGGCGCAATACGCCGGCCTGGACCGCTTCGAAGCACGCAAGCAAATCGTCGCGGCGTTCGAGGCCGCCGGCCTGCTGGTCAGCGTCGACGATCACGCCCTGAAAGTCCCGAAAGGCGACCGCTCCGGCACCATCATCGAACCGTGGCTGACCGACCAGTGGTACGTGTCCACCAAGCCGCTGGCGGAGCCGGCGATTGCCGCCGTGGAAGACGGCCGCATCCAGTTCGTGCCCAAGCAATACGAAAACATGTACTTCTCGTGGATGCGTGACATCCAGGATTGGTGCATCAGCCGTCAACTGTGGTGGGGCCATCGCATCCCGGCCTGGTACGACGAGTCGGGCAAGGTCTATGTTGGCCGTGATGAAGCCGAAGTCCGCGCCAAGCACAACCTCGGCCCGGACGTGGCGCTGCAACAGGACAACGACGTACTCGACACCTGGTTCAGCTCGGGCCTGTGGACCTTCTCCACCCTGGGCTGGCCGCAACAGACCGAGTTCCTGAAGAAATTCCACTCCACCGACGTGCTGGTCACCGGCTTCGACATCATTTTCTTCTGGGTCGCCCGGATGATCATGATGACCATGCACTTGATGAAAAACGAGGACGGCACGCCACAGGTACCGTTCAAGACCGTCTACGTCCATGGCCTGGTGCGCGACGGCCAGGGCCAGAAGATGTCCAAGTCCAAGGGCAACGTCCTCGACCCGCTGGACATCATCGACGGCATCGACCTGGAAACCCTGGTGCAAAAACGCACCTCAGGCCTGATGCAGCCCAAATTGGCGAAGAAGATCGAGAAAGCCACCCGCGAAGAATTCGCCGAGGGCATCGCCAGCTACGGCACCGACGCCCTGCGCTTCACCTTCTGCTCGCTGGCATCCACCGGTCGCGACATCAAGTTCGACATGGGCCGCGTCGAAGGCTATCGCAACTTCTGCAACAAGATCTGGAACGCCGCGCGCTACGTGCTGGATAAAGGCGAAGACTGCGGCCAGAACGGCGAAGCCTTTGAACTGACCCTGGCCGATCGCTGGATCATTTCCCAGTTGCAACGCACCGAAGCCGAAGTGACTCGCCAACTGGACCAGTTCCGTTTCGACCTGGCCGCACAAGCCTTGTACGAATTCATCTGGAACCAGTATTGCGACTGGTACCTGGAGCTGTCCAAGCCTGTGCTGTGGGACGAAAACGCACCGGTCGAACGCCAACGCGGCACCCGTCGCACCCTGGTGCGCGTGCTGGAAGTGGCGCTGCGCCTGGCGCATCCGTTCATGCCGTTCATCACCGAGGAAATCTGGCAGCGCATCGCACCGCTGGCAGGCGCCCAAGGCAAGACGATCATGCTGCAACCTTGGCCGGTGGCCAACGAAAGCCGCATCGATCCAGCGGCCGAAGACGACATCGAATGGCTCAAGACCTTCATGCTGGGCCTGCGTAACATCCGTGCCGAAATGAACATCGGTCCGGGCAAGCCACTGGCCCTGTTCCTGAAGAACGCCAGCACCGAAGACCTGCGCCGCCTCAACGAAAACGAGGCGCTGCTCAAGAAACTGGCGAAGCTTGAATCGGTGACGGTCCTGGCGGCCGGCGAAGAAGCACCGCTGTCGGCCACCGCCCTGGTCGGCGAGATGGAAGTGCTGGTGCCAATGGCGGGCCTGATCGACAAGGCTGCGGAACTGGCGCGCCTGGACAAGGAAATCCTGCGCCTCAAAGGCGAAGTGCAGCGGGTCGGCGGCAAGCTGTCCAACGCCGGCTTCGTCGACAAGGCGCCGGCCGAAGTCATCGAGAAGGAACGGGCCAAACTGGCCGAGGCACAGCAGGCCTTGGGCAAGCTGGCCGAGCAGCATGGGCGGATCTCCAGCCTGTAA
- a CDS encoding CynX/NimT family MFS transporter, whose product MSRDLLDPTTSTAPKRAAELEELLIDAEADDEQAQQRHPLVRRPWLLLLGLILVALNLRPALSSMAPLLSEVSRSLGLSAAQAGLLTTLPVLCLGLFAPLAPVLARRFGAERVVLGILLTLAGGIVLRSAFGQVGLFVGSILAGASIGVIGVLLPGIVKRDFAKQAGTMTGVYTMALCLGAAMAAGATVPLSEHLGHSWALGLGFWVVPALLAAVFWLPQVGEKHGAHQVAYRVRGLLRDPLAWQVTLYMGLQSSLAYIVFGWLPSILIGRGLTPTQAGLVLSGSVIVQLISSLAAPWLATRGKDQRLAIVIVMLMVLGGLFGCLYAPLDGLWGWAILLGLGQGATFSLALTLIVLRSRDAHVAANLSSMAQGFGYTLASLGPFAVGVIHDLTGGWNAVGWVFGLVGLGAIIAGIGAGRALYVGVESEKITDLR is encoded by the coding sequence ATGTCCCGCGATCTGCTTGACCCTACCACTTCGACGGCCCCCAAACGCGCCGCCGAACTCGAAGAACTGTTGATCGATGCCGAGGCTGACGATGAGCAGGCCCAGCAGCGCCATCCGTTGGTGCGTCGCCCCTGGCTGTTGCTGCTCGGGTTGATCCTGGTGGCGCTGAACCTGCGTCCGGCGTTGTCGAGCATGGCGCCGTTGCTCAGCGAAGTGTCAAGAAGCCTCGGCCTGTCGGCTGCCCAGGCCGGTTTGCTGACCACATTGCCTGTGCTTTGCCTGGGCCTGTTCGCACCGCTGGCACCGGTACTGGCGCGGCGCTTCGGTGCCGAGCGCGTGGTGCTGGGGATCTTGTTGACGCTGGCGGGCGGGATTGTCTTGCGCAGTGCGTTCGGTCAGGTCGGGCTGTTTGTCGGCAGCATCCTGGCCGGCGCGAGTATCGGTGTGATCGGCGTACTGCTGCCAGGCATCGTCAAGCGCGACTTCGCCAAACAGGCCGGCACCATGACCGGTGTCTACACCATGGCGCTGTGCCTGGGCGCGGCGATGGCGGCCGGGGCGACGGTGCCGTTGAGCGAGCACCTTGGCCACAGCTGGGCCTTGGGCCTGGGCTTCTGGGTGGTCCCGGCGCTGCTGGCCGCGGTGTTCTGGCTGCCGCAAGTGGGCGAGAAACACGGTGCGCACCAAGTGGCGTACCGGGTCCGCGGCTTGCTGCGTGATCCCTTGGCCTGGCAAGTGACCTTGTACATGGGGTTGCAATCGTCCCTGGCCTACATCGTCTTTGGCTGGCTACCTTCGATCCTGATTGGCCGTGGCCTGACCCCGACCCAGGCCGGGCTCGTGCTGTCCGGTTCGGTCATCGTGCAGTTGATCAGTTCCCTCGCGGCGCCCTGGTTGGCAACACGCGGCAAGGACCAGCGCCTGGCCATCGTGATCGTCATGCTCATGGTCTTGGGTGGGTTGTTCGGTTGCCTCTACGCTCCGCTCGATGGCTTGTGGGGCTGGGCGATATTGCTGGGGTTGGGGCAGGGCGCGACGTTCAGCCTGGCGCTCACGCTGATCGTGTTGCGTTCGCGGGACGCCCATGTGGCCGCCAACCTGTCCAGCATGGCCCAGGGCTTTGGTTATACACTGGCGTCGCTGGGGCCGTTCGCGGTGGGCGTGATCCACGACTTGACCGGCGGCTGGAATGCCGTGGGCTGGGTCTTCGGCCTGGTTGGCCTGGGGGCGATCATTGCGGGCATCGGTGCAGGCCGGGCGTTGTACGTCGGGGTCGAGAGTGAAAAAATCACCGACCTTCGTTGA